ACGCGACGGTCCCGGTCCTATTGACGACGACCGCACAAGATTTGCTGCGCGGGAGCAGGGAGGACAGTGAAATTGCGAGCAACCACAGCAGCACTGGCCGCTTCTTTGTTTCTTCTTGAGGCGAACGGCGTGGCGCTGGCCGCCGGACCCTGGCGCGCAAACCAGGAAAACACGCGCGGCTGGATGCTCATGTCGCCGGAGGAACGGATCGCGCATCAGGCGAAGATTAGGGGCTTCACCAATTACGAGGACTGCCACGCCTATCAGCTCGCGCATCACCGGCTGATGCAGGAGAGAGCCGCGCAGCTGGGACTGAAACTGCCCGAACGCGGACGAGACGCATGCGCGCATTTGCGTCCGTCGCCCGATCCTCGCAATTGATCGCGCTGGCGGACTTCATGCGAAACCTGGCTAAATTGTCGGTTCCCATCCTGAGCCTTTCCTTTGTGGCAGGCCTCGTTTTTTGGGCTTATCCCGAAGGCGGAGCGCTGGCTCGACAGATCGGCATCGTCCTGGGATGGACGGGTTGCGGCATGCTTCTCGTCAGCCTCTTTCTGGTTCTGCGCGAGGCGCGCCTGGCCGCCGTGCTGGGCGGCCTGGAAACTATGTATCGGTGGCATCACCGCCTTGGCATGGCGGCCTATGTCGCGCTGCTGGCCCATCCGCTGCTCCTCGCCGGCGCCTCTCTGCCAAAGGCGCCGCGAGAAGCATGGGAGCTTCTCTCGCCCTTCAGCGAAAGCTGGCCGGTTTGGACCGGATGGCTTTCGCTGCTGGTGCTGATGGCCGGCCTCGGCGCGACCGTTTCCGGTCGTCTCGCCTACCGCATTCGCCGTCCGATCCATGCGGCGCTCGGACTTGCCGTCCCAGTCGGTTTGATCCACCTGATTTTATTGGGCATTGACGAGCCGGTCCTGCCGATCCTGCTCGTGAGCCTCGTTTTGCTCGCTTGCCGCCTCGTTCGTGAAGATTGGGGCCTCGGCGCGCTTCCCTATGTCGTCCGCTCGGTCGCCCGCGTCTCAGCCAATGTGGTCGAAGTCAGTCTTGCGCCTCTCGGCGAGTCGATCGCGGCGCAGCCAGGGCAATTCGCCCTCGTCGCCTTTCAATCCGGCCGGCGTTTCAAGGGCTGCAACGAATTCCACCCCTTTACCGTGAGCTCAACCGACGGCGTTTCGGGCTTCCGCATAGCGGTGAAAGCGCTTGGCGACTGCACGCGCAATATACAATCCATCGAGCCCGGCGTTCCGGCGCGCGTCCAGGGAGCATTCGGCGATTTTCTCGACGATCCCGCTTCGACCCCTCAGTTCTGGATCGCCGGCGGCATGGGAATCACGCCTTTCCTGGCTTTGCTCCGCGCCGGCCGGTTGGACAGGCCGACCATTCTGATCTACCTTTTTCCTTCGGAAGGCGACGCGCTTTTTGTCAATGATCTGCGCGCCATTGCCGCGAGCCTGCCAAAACTGACGTTGCGGCTCGTCGCGACCGGCGACAATCCTGTCGAACCCGGGAGCGTTTTTCCCGCCGGCGACGATGTCGCGAGGGGAGAATTCTGGCTTTGCGGTCCGCCGCCAATGATAGAAGCCTTCACGCGTTTCCTTCGCCGGCGCGGAATAGCCAATCGCCGGATGCATTTCGAAAACTTCGGACCACTTTGATGCGCAAGATTTATATGGTTTCGACGGCCACATTCTGGATTCTCGTCGGTGGGTTATGGCTGGCTGGAATTTTCGCGCCAAAGACGCTGGCGGAAACCGATGCGTCCGCCAGGAAGAGCTTTTCTCTCACAGAAGTCGCCACTCATGCGTCCCCAGGCAATTGCTGGATGGCCATTCACGGAAAAGTCTATGACGTGACGCCCTATCTGCCCGACCATCCGTCGCGGCCTGAAGTGATCGAAGGCTGGTGCGGCAAGGAAGCGTCGAAGGCTTACGACACCAAGACCAAGGGCCGCCGTCATTCCGAGGCGGCCGATCGGCTGCTGGAACGTTATTTCATCGGCGATCTGAAGCCGACAGCGCCATAGCGCGCCTCGCCCATTCGCGCATCGCGCCGAAGGGAGCGTGGCCAGAGCCACAAATCAGCCCAAAATACGCGCCACGAATATCAGGCGTTACAATCGCAAAGTGCGGCGACGATTCGGTAGCCGCGGCAGGCAAGGGTGCAAAATGGACAAAAAAGCTGCCGGATTAGCCGGCGTTCTGGCGGTCACTTCCTTGGCGGCGGCT
This genomic interval from Candidatus Rhodoblastus alkanivorans contains the following:
- a CDS encoding ferredoxin reductase family protein; this encodes MRNLAKLSVPILSLSFVAGLVFWAYPEGGALARQIGIVLGWTGCGMLLVSLFLVLREARLAAVLGGLETMYRWHHRLGMAAYVALLAHPLLLAGASLPKAPREAWELLSPFSESWPVWTGWLSLLVLMAGLGATVSGRLAYRIRRPIHAALGLAVPVGLIHLILLGIDEPVLPILLVSLVLLACRLVREDWGLGALPYVVRSVARVSANVVEVSLAPLGESIAAQPGQFALVAFQSGRRFKGCNEFHPFTVSSTDGVSGFRIAVKALGDCTRNIQSIEPGVPARVQGAFGDFLDDPASTPQFWIAGGMGITPFLALLRAGRLDRPTILIYLFPSEGDALFVNDLRAIAASLPKLTLRLVATGDNPVEPGSVFPAGDDVARGEFWLCGPPPMIEAFTRFLRRRGIANRRMHFENFGPL
- a CDS encoding cytochrome b5 domain-containing protein, which encodes MRKIYMVSTATFWILVGGLWLAGIFAPKTLAETDASARKSFSLTEVATHASPGNCWMAIHGKVYDVTPYLPDHPSRPEVIEGWCGKEASKAYDTKTKGRRHSEAADRLLERYFIGDLKPTAP